In a genomic window of Amblyomma americanum isolate KBUSLIRL-KWMA chromosome 4, ASM5285725v1, whole genome shotgun sequence:
- the LOC144129989 gene encoding phospholipid-transporting ATPase ABCA3-like: MIDKVQKEGAVSAVYNGTARKALLAYAEENYVAYTQRYVLGAVFRGGELEAWFNPYAILSKILAYDLASSALLAYRTEDSTARFQTTVAVHVPEATRHDRPFVARAGSGEENPLSDLHVLVHDMAHAWAVLAPLALAAAVAAFVPFASSESCSGYMQLQLMTGIPGWLHCLANIVFDAIGFAWMELAVSVLFKSYYQLESASYDALLVHCVTFGALAIMSAYLIAYWSSTADSAYVTVLLVFGIGGGFLVESTVLLLTEGQDPSFLCSVLPPCAVPMAALKVIVLEWVHHTCDDMAATKLENSTALSAFCRDSADALGTFQPVVFAGLLKAPVEMCCAGLHPKYVPDWSPLQLSAAGTGLELRFMILVALLLFVLLCCYRSGRFLSSSTVGPLAEQMPLDTEVVKEARQVHNACERNALEDRALVVEDVHKWYEDDYCVCGFSLALAQDECFGLLGVHGCGKTAVAEILAGLALPSLGECHMGDVKLSDSARNVSATTGAGV, from the exons ATGATTGACAAG GTGCAAAAGGAAGGAGCGGTTTCGGCCGTGTACAACGGCACTGCACGCAAAGCACTGCTGGCCTACGCCGAGGAAAACTACGTCGCGTACACGCAACGCTACGTTCTTGGCGCCGTGTTCCGTGGCGGAGA GCTGGAGGCGTGGTTCAACCCGTACGCCATATTGAGCAAGATCCTGGCTTACGACCTTGCCAGCAGCGCTCTTCTCGCTTACCGGACCGAAGACTCCACGGCTCGATTCCAGACAACGGTGGCCGTACACGTTCCCGAG GCGACGCGTCACGACCGCCCCTTCGTGGCCAGAGCCGGCAGCGGCGAGGAGAACCCGCTGAGCGACCTGCACGTGCTGGTGCACGACATGGCGCACGCGTGGGCGGTGCTGGCCCCGCTGGCGCTGGCCGCGGCCGTGGCAGCATTCGTGCCGTTCGCCAGCAGCGAGAGCTGCAGCGGCTACATGCAGCTTCAGCTCATGACCGGCATCCCCGGCTGGCTGCACTGCCTGGCGAACATCGTCTTCGACGCCATCGGGTTCGCGTGGATGGAACTGGCCGTCTCCGTGCTGTTCAAGTCCTACTACCAGCTCGAGAGTGCCTCATACG ATGCCCTCCTCGTACACTGTGTCACCTTCGGCGCCCTGGCCATTATGTCGGCATACCTGATCGCCTATTGGTCCAGCACTGCAGACAGCGCTTACGTCACAGTGCTGCTTGTGTTCGGCATTGGGG GCGGGTTCCTCGTGGAGTCCACCGTGCTGTTGCTGACCGAGGGCCAGGACCCGAGCTTCCTGTGCTCCGTGCTTCCCCCCTGCGCCGTGCCCATGGCGGCGCTCAAGGTGATCGTGCTGGAGTGGGTGCACCACACGTGCGACGACATGGCCGCCACGAAGCTCGAGAACTCGACGGCGCTATCCGCCTTCTGCAGGGACTCGGCGGACGCCCTGGGAACCTTCCAACCCGTTGTGTTCGCCGGGCTGCTCAAGGCCCCCGTCGAGATGTGCTGCGCGG GCCTGCATCCGAAGTACGTCCCCGACTGGAGCCCGCTCCAACTGAGCGCAGCGGGAACCGGCCTGGAGCTGCGCTTCATGATCTTGGTcgcgctgctgctgttcgtgctgctctgctgctacagATCGGGCCGCTTCCTCAGCTCGAGCACCGTGGGCCCGCTGGCGGAGCAGATGCCGCTCGACACGGAGGTCGTCAAAGAGGCGCGTCAG GTGCACAACGCCTGCGAGAGGAACGCGCTCGAGGATCGCGCGCTCGTGGTGGAAGACGTGCACAAGTGGTACGAGGACGACTACTGCGTGTGCGGCTTCAGCCTGGCGCTGGCCCAGGACGAGTGCTTCGGCCTGCTGGGGGTCCACGGGTGCGGCAAGACGGCCGTGGCCGAGATACTGGCCGGCCTGGCTCTGCCCAGCCTCGGCGAGTGCCACATGGGTGACGTGAAGCTCTCGGACTCTGCAAGAAACGTAAGCGCGACGACAGGCGCAGGAGTATAG